A DNA window from Paenibacillus andongensis contains the following coding sequences:
- a CDS encoding arabinan endo-1,5-alpha-L-arabinosidase encodes MYDTGSTNTESGWHTMNTHDPSIYKDGDTYYVFSTDIKVGANKEPLRPGIMVRRSKDLIRWDWVGYALDGIPKEAESWTRATNLWAPDVFKMGDTYYLYYAASTFGSNQSMIGLATSKSITGPWTDQGVVVKTAKGDVANAIDPNPVFDADGKPWQVYGSFFGGIYLVRLDEHIGKVKQGEQPTLLARRDSRTVAGAVEAPYIIYQPDQKKYYLFVSYDSLSSDYSVRVGRSSSITGPYEDFNGHQLTDTEFSPQTNVGNKLIGSYAFSGKEGWIAPGHNSILKDGNRTFMVHHARGEKDKNWSYLHIRELFWTRDGWPVASPERYAGEKPQSLSSKLLAGHWDRLPIPMAWTGTERSEPMTLQPNGKIESAHGSGKWTFQKPNELTLQWTSLDTNEGVPTTEKVLVSPAWDWEKDKPTLVFTGMNEKGINIWGKYADSIKGE; translated from the coding sequence ATGTATGACACAGGAAGCACGAATACGGAATCAGGCTGGCACACGATGAATACGCACGACCCCTCTATTTATAAAGATGGAGATACGTATTATGTGTTTTCTACAGATATAAAGGTTGGCGCCAATAAGGAGCCGCTGCGGCCGGGGATCATGGTGAGACGATCCAAAGATTTGATCAGATGGGATTGGGTAGGCTATGCGCTGGATGGGATACCGAAGGAAGCCGAATCATGGACACGAGCAACGAATCTATGGGCACCAGACGTGTTCAAAATGGGAGATACCTACTATTTGTACTATGCGGCATCGACCTTCGGAAGCAATCAGTCCATGATTGGACTAGCAACCTCCAAATCGATTACCGGTCCATGGACGGATCAAGGCGTCGTCGTGAAGACGGCTAAGGGAGATGTGGCGAACGCGATTGATCCTAATCCAGTGTTTGATGCAGATGGAAAACCCTGGCAAGTGTATGGATCCTTCTTTGGCGGCATTTATCTTGTAAGACTTGATGAGCACATCGGCAAAGTAAAGCAAGGGGAGCAGCCTACGCTGCTTGCTCGAAGAGACAGCCGAACAGTTGCAGGTGCTGTCGAGGCGCCGTATATCATCTATCAGCCGGATCAGAAAAAGTACTACTTATTCGTATCCTACGACTCTTTATCATCCGATTACAGTGTTAGAGTGGGCAGATCTTCCTCAATTACGGGGCCTTATGAGGATTTCAATGGACATCAGCTTACGGATACGGAGTTTTCGCCGCAGACGAATGTAGGAAATAAGCTGATTGGCAGCTATGCGTTTAGTGGGAAAGAAGGATGGATCGCGCCTGGCCATAACTCGATTCTGAAAGATGGCAATCGGACGTTTATGGTTCACCATGCCCGGGGCGAAAAAGATAAAAATTGGTCTTACCTCCATATTCGCGAGCTTTTTTGGACACGTGACGGATGGCCGGTTGCTTCGCCTGAACGCTATGCGGGAGAGAAGCCACAGTCTCTATCATCGAAGCTGCTTGCAGGACATTGGGATCGATTGCCGATACCAATGGCATGGACGGGAACAGAACGTTCTGAACCAATGACATTGCAGCCAAATGGAAAGATCGAATCGGCACATGGTTCCGGCAAGTGGACATTTCAAAAACCAAACGAGCTCACCTTGCAATGGACTTCTTTGGATACTAATGAGGGTGTCCCGACGACAGAGAAGGTGCTTGTCTCGCCTGCATGGGATTGGGAGAAAGACAAGCCTACGCTTGTATTTACAGGCATGAACGAAAAAGGCATCAACATATGGGGAAAATACGCAGATAGCATCAAAGGAGAATAA
- a CDS encoding carbohydrate ABC transporter permease — protein MQIQRNKFLQTSLLLLLFAVLAALALFPFYSLTLASFKPSKEMLRYGLNVKLQPELLSFHNYAFLFSASAKKYVIWYKNSVVISIVYTACCLLLSSMVGYGLAMYRFVGRNLIFLFVLLVMMVPVEIIMLPLYKQMIAFHLIDTYSGVILPFVVAPLPIFFFRQYAAGLPKDFLDAGRIDGCSEYGIFFKIMMPLMAPAFGAMAILQALASWNSFVWPLIVLKTGDKLTLPIGLSSLVTPYGNNYDILIAGSVLAIVPILIVFIFFQRFFVSGLTVGGVKG, from the coding sequence ATGCAGATACAACGAAATAAGTTCCTTCAAACCTCCTTACTGCTCTTACTGTTTGCGGTACTTGCTGCATTGGCGCTATTCCCGTTCTATAGTCTCACATTGGCTTCGTTTAAGCCTTCCAAGGAGATGCTGCGCTACGGGCTCAATGTGAAGCTGCAGCCGGAGTTATTGTCCTTTCATAACTATGCCTTCCTATTTTCTGCATCCGCGAAGAAGTATGTGATCTGGTATAAGAACAGCGTAGTTATCTCCATTGTTTATACAGCTTGCTGCCTGCTTTTATCCTCGATGGTGGGCTATGGACTCGCCATGTACCGATTTGTCGGAAGGAATCTTATTTTCCTCTTTGTGCTTCTGGTCATGATGGTGCCTGTGGAAATTATTATGCTGCCGCTTTACAAGCAAATGATTGCTTTCCACTTGATCGATACTTACAGCGGTGTCATTTTACCTTTCGTCGTTGCACCGCTGCCGATCTTCTTCTTCCGGCAATATGCTGCCGGGCTGCCCAAGGATTTCCTTGATGCAGGGAGAATTGACGGCTGTTCGGAGTATGGTATCTTTTTCAAAATTATGATGCCATTGATGGCTCCGGCCTTTGGGGCGATGGCGATATTGCAGGCCCTAGCTAGCTGGAACAGCTTTGTTTGGCCGCTGATTGTACTCAAAACAGGCGATAAGCTGACCCTGCCGATTGGTTTATCCAGTCTTGTAACGCCTTATGGCAATAACTACGATATTCTCATTGCCGGTTCCGTGCTTGCGATCGTGCCCATCCTGATCGTCTTCATCTTCTTCCAACGATTCTTTGTTTCGGGCCTTACGGTTGGCGGTGTGAAAGGTTAA
- a CDS encoding carbohydrate ABC transporter permease, which produces MNKFLYSSRVAPYVFVLPFVLSFLIFFAYPVMTTIVMSFQEVLPGQTHFIGLANYRNLWSESFFTALKNSSRYTFWTLLVLIPLPLVLAVFLNAKLTKASAFFRSALFIPSLTSVVVAGTIFRLVFGSLDDSVMNAFRHMLGMPTINWLANSTTGMLVMVILATWRFTGVNIIYFLSALQSIPHELYESAEIDGANKWEQFWRITLPLLKPVAIYVITISIYGGYSMFTESFILWNGNRSPNDIGLTMIGLLYREGIERNNLGFGSAIGITLLGITMILNVIQLKFFGLFRKED; this is translated from the coding sequence ATGAATAAATTTCTATATTCCTCCCGGGTAGCTCCTTATGTCTTTGTTCTGCCGTTTGTGTTATCGTTCCTTATTTTCTTTGCTTATCCGGTTATGACCACGATTGTCATGAGCTTCCAGGAAGTTCTGCCCGGCCAAACCCATTTCATTGGGTTAGCGAATTACCGAAATTTATGGAGCGAGTCGTTTTTCACCGCGTTGAAAAATAGCAGTCGGTATACGTTCTGGACCCTGCTGGTGCTTATTCCATTGCCACTTGTACTAGCTGTATTCCTAAATGCGAAGCTGACCAAGGCGAGTGCGTTCTTCCGTTCCGCTTTGTTTATCCCCTCCCTCACTTCGGTTGTGGTGGCGGGAACGATATTCCGGCTTGTTTTTGGCAGCTTGGATGATTCGGTGATGAATGCTTTCCGTCATATGCTGGGTATGCCGACGATTAACTGGCTGGCTAACTCGACGACGGGAATGCTCGTAATGGTCATTTTGGCGACTTGGCGGTTTACCGGCGTTAACATTATTTATTTCTTATCCGCGCTGCAGAGCATTCCGCATGAATTATATGAATCAGCAGAAATAGACGGTGCTAACAAGTGGGAGCAATTCTGGCGAATTACACTGCCATTATTGAAGCCGGTAGCGATCTACGTCATTACGATTTCCATCTATGGAGGCTATTCGATGTTTACGGAGAGCTTCATTCTCTGGAATGGTAATCGTTCCCCAAATGACATTGGTCTGACGATGATCGGTCTGCTTTATCGCGAAGGCATCGAACGTAATAATTTGGGCTTCGGATCTGCGATTGGGATCACATTGCTAGGCATAACCATGATCTTAAATGTCATTCAATTGAAATTCTTCGGTTTGTTCAGAAAGGAGGACTAG
- a CDS encoding ABC transporter substrate-binding protein produces the protein MKRKLQMTSAAILASMLLLSACTSNSGTGSEGTATANPAATSKTDGATKSGTPVKLSFWTFNELHQKFFESMATSWNKAHPEQPIQVEATTFPYDDNHNKLLVALQSGTGAPDMADIEISKIGNFLKGDVQLAALNDIVEPEKANLVMSRLDNYAKDGKYYGIDYHVGAEVIYYNKEILDKAGVNADDIKTWDDYEKAGKQVLEKTGKPMTTVETTDQWSLWPLVVQHGSDFLDKNGNVTLGDQTNTEVLTYLQKLVKEKVAVTAPGGFHHAEEYYGFMNKGGAASVWMPMWYMGRFTDYMPDLKGKVIIKPMPVFKQGEMRSSGMGGTGTVITKQSKNQDVAKKFLSYAKLSKEGNIQIWSQLGFDPIRSDVWNDPALKADNKFTAYFGKNLWDVLISVKSEIAPTNIKEKTPAVSDYIKTKAIFQALNDLKDPKQVLDDAVKNIK, from the coding sequence ATGAAGAGAAAGCTACAAATGACTTCTGCTGCCATCTTGGCATCCATGCTTCTACTGTCTGCTTGCACATCAAACTCGGGTACGGGTAGTGAGGGAACAGCTACGGCAAATCCAGCAGCTACATCCAAAACTGATGGCGCAACCAAATCAGGTACTCCTGTTAAGTTGAGCTTCTGGACGTTCAATGAGCTGCATCAGAAATTTTTTGAAAGCATGGCAACATCGTGGAATAAAGCACATCCGGAGCAGCCGATCCAAGTGGAAGCAACGACTTTCCCTTATGACGATAACCACAATAAATTGTTAGTGGCACTGCAATCAGGAACTGGCGCTCCCGACATGGCTGATATTGAAATCAGTAAAATCGGTAATTTCCTGAAAGGCGATGTCCAGCTAGCAGCCCTGAACGATATTGTTGAGCCGGAGAAGGCCAACCTCGTTATGTCCCGACTCGATAATTATGCGAAGGACGGCAAATATTACGGAATTGATTACCACGTTGGGGCAGAAGTCATCTATTACAACAAAGAAATTCTCGATAAAGCAGGCGTGAACGCGGACGATATTAAGACTTGGGACGATTATGAAAAAGCGGGTAAGCAGGTTCTTGAGAAAACCGGCAAGCCGATGACGACGGTCGAAACGACGGACCAATGGAGCTTATGGCCGCTCGTTGTCCAACATGGATCGGACTTCCTTGATAAGAACGGTAACGTAACGCTTGGAGATCAAACGAATACAGAAGTGTTGACTTACCTGCAGAAGCTTGTGAAGGAAAAAGTGGCGGTTACAGCTCCGGGTGGCTTTCATCATGCGGAGGAATATTACGGCTTCATGAATAAAGGCGGCGCAGCTTCCGTCTGGATGCCGATGTGGTACATGGGTCGCTTTACGGACTACATGCCTGATTTGAAAGGCAAAGTCATCATTAAACCGATGCCGGTATTTAAACAAGGTGAGATGCGTTCTTCCGGTATGGGTGGTACGGGTACGGTTATTACGAAGCAATCGAAGAATCAAGACGTAGCGAAGAAATTCCTTTCCTATGCAAAATTGTCCAAAGAGGGCAACATTCAGATCTGGTCACAACTTGGATTTGACCCGATTCGTTCTGATGTTTGGAACGATCCGGCGCTGAAAGCGGACAATAAGTTCACGGCTTATTTTGGCAAAAATCTGTGGGACGTTTTGATTTCTGTGAAGAGCGAAATCGCGCCTACGAATATCAAGGAGAAAACGCCGGCTGTCTCCGACTATATTAAGACGAAAGCCATCTTCCAAGCGCTTAATGATTTGAAAGATCCGAAGCAAGTTCTTGATGATGCCGTGAAAAATATTAAGTAA
- a CDS encoding GntR family transcriptional regulator — protein MNKIPLYKQIYQSIKEKILSGELRPKDRVPSEQEFMDEFMVSKITVKNALAVLVDEGLVNRIQGKGTFVSVTPGSITVDSKHHRSSTSSSPSYIGLIIPTMKTKVIQRLVDYIEYYVKEAGYQLVLHITRESSIEESRSVQELTNTPGVRGIIVFPTEDERYNESLLRLSLDKYPFVFIDRYLRNIETYRITSDNWGGTYETVTHLLNKGHQQIALISPDNTNTTVEDRTHGFEKAYIDGNILIDKSLWCHVPIDILRNGDTSAYIVKFLHQHPNITAVFALTAEMARLTHHALHQEEGLNPRIELVSFDDPEIPGISHILQDEEQMALSAVKLLLEQFNGQYIPQRIEVPVQWIQV, from the coding sequence ATGAATAAAATTCCTCTCTATAAACAAATCTACCAATCCATTAAAGAAAAGATTCTATCCGGAGAACTTCGTCCCAAAGATCGTGTACCTTCGGAGCAAGAATTTATGGATGAATTTATGGTCAGTAAAATAACCGTGAAGAATGCCCTGGCTGTATTGGTTGACGAGGGACTTGTCAATCGTATTCAAGGTAAGGGAACATTCGTGTCAGTCACCCCGGGCTCAATCACTGTGGATTCTAAACATCATCGTTCTTCAACGTCTTCTTCTCCAAGCTACATTGGTTTGATTATCCCTACCATGAAGACGAAAGTCATCCAGAGACTTGTCGACTATATCGAATATTACGTCAAGGAGGCCGGGTATCAGCTTGTCCTGCATATCACACGTGAATCTTCCATCGAAGAATCCCGTTCGGTCCAGGAACTGACCAACACCCCAGGCGTCCGCGGCATCATTGTTTTCCCTACGGAGGATGAGCGCTATAATGAATCCTTGCTCCGTTTATCCCTAGATAAGTATCCATTTGTGTTTATTGACCGCTATTTACGAAATATCGAAACCTACCGGATTACATCCGATAATTGGGGAGGCACTTATGAGACGGTTACCCACCTTTTAAACAAAGGCCATCAGCAAATCGCGCTCATCTCCCCCGATAATACGAATACAACCGTTGAAGACCGGACTCATGGCTTTGAGAAAGCTTATATTGATGGCAACATTTTGATTGATAAAAGCTTATGGTGTCATGTCCCCATCGACATCCTTAGAAATGGCGATACTTCAGCTTATATTGTTAAATTCCTGCATCAGCATCCTAACATTACGGCAGTTTTTGCTTTAACCGCTGAGATGGCAAGGCTCACGCATCATGCTCTGCATCAGGAAGAAGGCTTGAACCCGAGGATCGAGTTGGTTTCCTTCGATGATCCTGAGATTCCGGGAATCTCGCACATTTTACAGGATGAAGAGCAAATGGCCTTATCTGCTGTTAAGTTGCTGCTTGAGCAGTTCAACGGGCAGTATATTCCGCAGCGCATTGAAGTACCTGTGCAGTGGATTCAGGTTTAA
- a CDS encoding transposase: MGNKRESHDEEFKRKTVERMETENKRPIEIARELNIPESTLKRWIIQYGSGAAETQTQVFVDYERLKKLEQLNLELQEENEILKKARHFFTKDPR; encoded by the coding sequence ATGGGAAACAAACGCGAAAGTCATGATGAGGAATTTAAACGAAAAACAGTTGAACGCATGGAAACAGAGAATAAGAGACCCATTGAGATTGCCAGAGAACTAAATATCCCTGAAAGTACCTTAAAACGTTGGATTATACAGTATGGAAGTGGTGCTGCGGAGACACAAACCCAAGTGTTTGTCGACTATGAGCGATTGAAGAAATTGGAACAACTCAACCTGGAGTTACAGGAGGAAAATGAAATTTTAAAAAAGGCGAGGCACTTCTTCACAAAGGACCCGCGCTGA
- the abc-f gene encoding ribosomal protection-like ABC-F family protein, whose protein sequence is MLIINGQNIKKYHGAQLVLEDVTFEIHQGERIGLVGRNGSGKSTLLRLISKMEKPDEGQLTVRKDTRIGYLAQIWAEWESGTVYDVLASSFQEILECRANMTELEQRMSSPEVMSDEKQLDQLLKRYAQLQERFEREGGYELDARIDQVANGLRIEREFYERSFASLSGGEKTKIALASQLIGKPDLLLLDEPTNHLDLFGVEWLEDYLTHYDGACFIVSHDRYFLDRVVTKIVELEDGESTTYLTSYSGYVKEKEVRLLQQFAEYQEQQKVIKKMKETIKQLTEWGRVGGNEKFFRRAASMQKALDRMEKLKRPVLDPKAAEFGLKLDDRSGRRVIRFEDVNKRYGDKVLLQRASGLLEYGEKVMLVGSNGSGKTTLLRMILGEEQPDQGELELGARVDIGYLAQQEYPEDHKKSVLTYFCEEAKLEEGEARGRLAAYLFYGADVFKSVSSLSGGEWTRLRLALLVLRKPNLLILDEPTNHMDIASREALEEALEEFPGTVLAVTHDRYFMNRLSRKIWELDQGRITAYLGNFDDYKEKSAQRRDNRTSGNIDVGARKALAANDDPRRATDAALAVGAKSKTRSAPRDSGGAATKDARSTAALGDSRIAKAKNSADVAPRGKSRSSSVFAREKLEKQIADGEVQLSHLDQRLENPAADELSQLWAEREAAQELLDRLYEQWMQIEEQE, encoded by the coding sequence ATGTTAATAATTAACGGTCAAAATATAAAGAAATACCATGGTGCCCAGCTCGTTCTTGAGGATGTTACTTTTGAAATTCATCAGGGAGAAAGAATAGGACTTGTGGGACGCAATGGCAGCGGTAAATCGACCCTTCTGCGCCTTATATCCAAGATGGAGAAGCCCGACGAAGGGCAATTAACGGTGCGAAAAGATACGCGGATTGGCTATTTAGCACAAATCTGGGCGGAGTGGGAGAGCGGTACGGTGTATGATGTGCTGGCGTCCAGCTTTCAAGAGATACTTGAATGCCGCGCCAACATGACGGAGCTTGAGCAGCGAATGTCCAGCCCGGAAGTCATGAGCGATGAGAAGCAGTTAGATCAACTGCTTAAGCGGTACGCACAGCTGCAAGAACGTTTCGAACGGGAAGGTGGCTACGAGCTGGATGCAAGAATCGACCAAGTGGCGAACGGACTTCGCATTGAACGGGAGTTTTACGAGCGAAGCTTTGCCTCGCTGTCTGGAGGAGAGAAGACGAAGATTGCTCTCGCATCCCAGCTGATCGGCAAGCCAGACTTGCTGCTGCTGGATGAGCCGACAAATCATCTAGATTTGTTTGGCGTGGAGTGGTTGGAGGACTATCTCACCCATTATGATGGTGCGTGCTTCATTGTTTCTCATGATCGTTATTTTCTGGATCGGGTCGTTACGAAGATCGTTGAGTTGGAAGATGGCGAGTCTACGACCTATCTGACTTCCTATTCAGGATATGTGAAGGAGAAAGAAGTCCGACTGCTGCAGCAGTTTGCTGAGTATCAGGAGCAGCAGAAGGTCATCAAGAAGATGAAAGAGACGATCAAGCAGCTGACGGAGTGGGGCCGAGTAGGAGGGAACGAGAAATTTTTCCGCCGGGCAGCTTCTATGCAGAAAGCGCTGGATCGGATGGAGAAGCTCAAACGGCCAGTTCTTGATCCGAAGGCAGCAGAATTCGGGCTGAAGCTTGACGACCGTTCAGGTCGGAGAGTGATTCGCTTCGAAGATGTGAATAAACGATATGGGGATAAGGTGCTGCTGCAGCGGGCAAGCGGATTGTTGGAATATGGCGAGAAAGTGATGCTCGTCGGGTCTAACGGTTCGGGCAAAACGACGCTGCTGAGGATGATTCTAGGTGAAGAGCAGCCTGACCAAGGGGAGCTCGAGCTTGGAGCGCGGGTCGATATTGGTTATCTGGCTCAACAAGAGTATCCAGAGGACCATAAGAAGTCGGTCCTAACTTACTTCTGTGAGGAAGCGAAACTGGAAGAAGGAGAGGCTAGGGGCCGACTTGCTGCTTATTTATTTTATGGCGCAGATGTATTCAAGTCGGTTAGTTCTCTCTCGGGAGGTGAGTGGACTAGATTGCGGCTAGCACTGCTTGTGCTGCGTAAGCCTAATTTACTTATTCTCGATGAACCCACGAATCATATGGACATTGCTTCAAGGGAAGCGTTGGAAGAGGCGCTTGAAGAGTTTCCGGGCACCGTGCTGGCTGTGACGCATGATCGTTATTTTATGAATCGGCTGTCTCGGAAAATATGGGAGCTGGATCAGGGGCGAATTACTGCTTACTTGGGTAATTTTGATGACTATAAAGAGAAAAGCGCTCAAAGGCGTGATAATCGAACGAGTGGCAACATAGACGTTGGGGCGCGGAAGGCACTTGCTGCAAATGATGATCCGAGACGCGCTACGGATGCTGCTTTGGCGGTTGGAGCTAAGTCTAAGACGAGGTCTGCGCCGAGAGATTCTGGGGGAGCAGCGACAAAAGATGCTAGGAGTACTGCTGCGCTAGGAGATTCAAGGATTGCTAAGGCTAAAAATAGTGCTGATGTGGCGCCACGAGGGAAGTCTAGAAGCTCGTCCGTGTTCGCACGGGAGAAGCTAGAGAAACAGATTGCGGATGGCGAAGTGCAGTTGAGCCATCTGGACCAGCGGCTGGAGAATCCGGCGGCAGATGAACTTAGCCAACTGTGGGCCGAAAGAGAAGCTGCGCAGGAGCTGTTGGATAGGCTCTATGAGCAGTGGATGCAGATAGAGGAGCAGGAATAG
- a CDS encoding response regulator has protein sequence MLSFGIVDDDAVSRRMLQKIIEKGGLGEVVGTAGSGSEGEKVLLETTPDVVVIDLLMPDQDGIETIIRLKEQGYQGKYVMISQIENKEMIGKAYQAGVEFYIQKPINKIEVEAVLSKVNEQWNISRSLREIKESLTKLSLLHTGPENIRKKRSVREIMQPILMDMGIVGDTGSRDLMDIMEHLTRHHKAEGIPPLKELYETVSRCHKMKEADVEKEGKAVEQRIRRTVMAALAHIASIGLTDYSNPKFEHYAPLYFEFQDVRMKMKEIDENSKPEKGKVNIKKFLQVLYLEVTDKMRSEYSG, from the coding sequence ATGCTGTCATTTGGGATTGTTGACGATGATGCGGTAAGTAGACGGATGCTGCAAAAGATCATTGAAAAAGGCGGTTTAGGCGAAGTCGTCGGTACGGCTGGCAGCGGAAGCGAAGGGGAAAAGGTCCTTCTGGAAACCACACCTGATGTTGTGGTCATTGATTTATTAATGCCGGATCAGGATGGCATTGAGACGATTATTCGATTGAAGGAGCAAGGTTATCAAGGGAAATATGTGATGATTTCGCAAATTGAAAATAAAGAAATGATTGGCAAGGCCTATCAAGCTGGTGTTGAATTCTATATTCAAAAGCCAATTAATAAAATTGAAGTGGAAGCGGTGCTATCCAAGGTTAACGAGCAGTGGAACATTAGCCGCTCCTTGCGGGAGATTAAAGAATCTTTAACCAAGCTAAGTTTACTGCACACAGGCCCTGAGAATATTCGTAAAAAGCGCAGTGTCCGCGAGATTATGCAGCCCATTCTCATGGATATGGGGATCGTGGGGGACACCGGCAGTCGCGACTTGATGGACATTATGGAACATCTTACACGTCATCATAAAGCGGAAGGAATTCCGCCGCTCAAGGAGCTTTATGAAACCGTTTCTAGATGCCACAAGATGAAAGAAGCGGATGTTGAAAAAGAAGGCAAAGCCGTCGAACAACGGATTCGCCGTACTGTTATGGCGGCATTAGCCCATATCGCCAGTATTGGCTTGACGGATTACAGCAATCCAAAATTTGAGCATTATGCGCCTCTGTATTTTGAGTTCCAGGATGTGCGTATGAAGATGAAAGAAATCGATGAGAACTCGAAGCCGGAGAAGGGTAAGGTCAATATTAAGAAATTTCTCCAAGTTCTCTATCTTGAGGTTACGGATAAGATGCGCAGCGAATATTCGGGGTAG
- a CDS encoding sensor histidine kinase has translation MIFVAIVTAIAGEFKITPFSGEVFRIGLGSSAFLLCLLLMRHLPYVYTGIITGITVLLFRTLEDGILTQGAMSYSASAQTHLSAAFYYMAFAIAMSLIKREWDQFHPFVLGLFFAVIDLMSNEIELLARSLIFHSPYMFYEQLVYITVTAVVRSYFVVGIYNSVTINQMRVVHNEQQKRMEQMLNTNSGLYGEVFYLRKSMDTIEQITAKSHNLYEKINGAGLKSYARTILEITQQIHEVKKDSQRILAGLLKLFDRDFASVMRLAEVVEFAIKSNLGYSAMLGKNIQFKSGIQTDYCSDQYLPLLTVINNLVSNAVEAIEDQGSILVSAYEQGAETIIIVADTGDGISEQDRDMIFAPGFTTKFNQEGFAATGIGLSHVRDIVHSLGGDIHLRSDEPGFQTTFVITILTDTLKKGA, from the coding sequence ATGATTTTCGTCGCAATTGTGACGGCCATAGCCGGAGAGTTTAAGATCACACCTTTCAGTGGCGAAGTGTTTCGGATTGGACTTGGCAGCAGCGCCTTTCTACTCTGTTTGCTTTTGATGAGGCATCTGCCTTATGTCTATACGGGTATCATTACTGGAATTACTGTTCTGCTTTTTCGGACTTTGGAGGATGGTATCCTTACTCAGGGGGCCATGTCTTACAGCGCGAGCGCGCAAACGCATTTATCAGCCGCATTTTATTATATGGCTTTTGCGATTGCCATGAGCTTGATTAAACGGGAATGGGATCAATTTCACCCATTTGTTCTGGGGTTGTTCTTTGCGGTTATTGATCTTATGTCCAATGAGATTGAATTGTTGGCGCGCAGCTTGATTTTTCATTCACCGTACATGTTTTACGAACAATTAGTATATATCACAGTTACCGCTGTCGTGCGGAGCTACTTCGTGGTTGGTATCTACAACAGCGTGACCATTAATCAGATGCGAGTCGTGCATAATGAGCAGCAGAAGCGTATGGAACAGATGTTAAATACGAATAGCGGTTTATATGGCGAAGTCTTTTACTTGCGGAAGTCGATGGACACGATTGAGCAAATAACAGCCAAGAGCCACAATTTATATGAAAAAATCAATGGCGCGGGGTTAAAAAGCTACGCTCGTACCATTTTGGAAATTACCCAGCAAATTCATGAGGTCAAAAAAGATTCGCAACGCATCCTAGCCGGGTTGTTGAAGCTGTTCGATCGCGATTTCGCTTCCGTTATGAGGCTGGCCGAAGTCGTGGAGTTCGCTATCAAATCTAATCTGGGTTACAGTGCGATGCTTGGAAAAAATATTCAATTCAAAAGCGGCATTCAAACGGACTATTGTTCGGATCAATATCTTCCCCTTTTAACCGTCATCAATAATCTCGTGTCTAATGCCGTAGAAGCAATTGAAGATCAAGGATCGATTCTCGTTAGTGCTTATGAGCAAGGTGCTGAGACCATCATAATCGTTGCCGACACCGGTGATGGCATTTCTGAGCAGGATAGAGATATGATTTTTGCACCTGGGTTTACGACCAAATTTAATCAGGAGGGCTTTGCCGCGACAGGGATTGGACTCTCTCATGTTCGAGATATTGTTCATTCTTTAGGTGGAGACATTCATTTGCGCTCTGACGAGCCGGGTTTTCAGACCACTTTTGTGATTACGATATTGACCGATACGTTGAAAAAAGGAGCGTAG
- a CDS encoding TSUP family transporter yields the protein MLHVSWEMMIFIIIGGFVAAYVDSVVGGGGLIALPVLLATGLPPAVALGTNKLAGTMSSLTSTISFMRSGNVDLKAVRGLFFLSLLGAVCGTMVLRQIPSDFLRPLVIVMLILITIYTIFRKNWGDLSTFRQFSTKTAMLMGFAAFGLGFYDGFFGPGTGSFLIFVFLMLGFDFVKAAGNSKVLNFGSNVASLATFMVLGSINYGIGIPMGIAMVCGSLLGSRMAIRKGSAYVRPLFLTVCIILIGKQIWDIL from the coding sequence ATGTTACATGTAAGTTGGGAAATGATGATATTCATCATCATCGGTGGTTTTGTGGCGGCGTATGTAGATTCTGTCGTTGGTGGAGGGGGGCTAATTGCTCTTCCGGTTCTGCTGGCAACGGGGTTACCCCCGGCTGTCGCGTTAGGAACGAACAAATTGGCGGGTACCATGTCTTCTCTGACGAGTACGATTTCTTTCATGCGGTCTGGGAATGTCGATCTGAAAGCCGTACGCGGTTTGTTCTTTTTGTCTCTCTTAGGAGCTGTATGCGGAACGATGGTGCTGCGGCAAATTCCATCTGATTTCTTAAGACCGCTAGTTATCGTTATGCTTATATTGATCACCATCTATACCATTTTTCGCAAAAATTGGGGGGATCTTTCTACCTTCCGCCAATTCTCAACGAAAACAGCGATGTTAATGGGCTTCGCAGCATTCGGTTTGGGCTTCTATGATGGTTTCTTCGGACCGGGGACCGGTTCCTTTCTTATTTTCGTATTTCTGATGTTAGGATTCGATTTCGTCAAAGCGGCTGGTAATTCCAAGGTACTTAATTTCGGGAGCAACGTGGCTAGCTTGGCTACTTTCATGGTCCTGGGATCCATTAATTACGGGATAGGCATTCCGATGGGAATAGCCATGGTTTGTGGATCTTTGTTGGGCTCACGCATGGCGATCCGCAAAGGCTCGGCGTACGTTCGACCGCTATTTCTTACTGTTTGTATAATCCTCATTGGTAAACAGATATGGGATATCTTATAG